In the genome of Lysobacter sp. 5GHs7-4, the window GGCCGTGCACGTGGCGGTGGCCAAGGCCAGCGTGATCACCAAGGTCGACCTGGACGGGCCGTCGCTGTGCGCGTTCGATCCGGTCGACGGCGGCGTCAACTTCAACGAGTCGGAGATCTCGATCACCGACGCGCCCGGCCTGGGGATCCGCGAGATCCGCGGCCTCGAACCCCTGCCCGGCTGAGCCCAGGACCGCCCCGCCCATGTCGCCGTTGTTGAAAATCCGCGCCGAGCGCGACCGCATGTCGGCGATCGAGCGCCGCATCGCCGATTTCCTGCTCGACAACGCCCACCTGCTGCGCGACTACTCGTCGCAGCAGTTGGCCAATGCGCTGGGCATCAGCCAGTCCAGCGTGGTCAAGTTCAGCCAGAAGCTCGGTTTCAAGGGCTATCCCGACCTCAAGTACTCGATCGGCGAGGCGGTCGCGCGCGGCAACGGCAATGGCGAGGACCATGCGCCCACCGCGGCCGGCGCCGACGATCCGCACACCGCGCTGGCCGAAGACCTGTGGCATCTCAAGGCCCTGGCCGAAGCCGAAACGCGGCTGATCAATCCGGCCGACCGCATCGACGCGATCGCCGCCACCATCGAACGCGCGGGCAAGGTCTACATCATCGGCCTGGGCGAGGACGGCATTCCGGCGCGCGCGTTCGCGACGCGGCTGTCGATGCTGGGCATCGTCACCGTGCATTACGTCGATGCGATGCTGATGCAGGCCGGCATCTCCAGCGCCGCCGCCGGCGACGTGCTGCTGGTGTTCTCCGAGCACGGCCGGCAGCCGGCGCTGTGCCAGATCGGCCGACGTTTCCGCGAGCGCGTCGGCCAAGTCATCACCGTGACCCGCCACACGCCCAACCCGCTGCGCGCGCACGCCGACACCGCGCTGGTGGTGTCGGCGCACGACGAGCGCCGGCATATCGAGCCGTTGCTGTACCAGTCGGCGCTGCAGCACCTGCTGGACCTGATCTTCGTACTGCTGTGCGACGCCAGCGACCACCGGCGCCGCCAGCTCGACCACAACCTCGAGCGCATGCAGGATCTGCTCGACAGCTGATTTCGAGGCCGCATGCGCACGCCACTCCGCACCGCCCTGCTGATCACCGCCCTGCTCGCCCTGGCCGCCTGCGCCAGTCGGCCGCCGACCGCCGCCGTGCCCTGGAGCAATGCGCGCCAGCTGGTGCTGGTGACCACCGACGGCTGGGATGCGAGCCAGGGCCGCCTGCGCCGCTACGAGCGCGACGGCGGCGGCTGGCGCGAGGTCGGCACGGCGACGTCGGTGACCGTGGGACGTAACGGCAGCGCCTGGGGCCTGGGCCTGCACCCGGACCAGAACGACGGGCCGCAGAAGCGCGAAGGCGACGGCCGCGCGCCGGCCGGCGTGTTCGCGCTGGGCACTGCGTTCGGCTACGGGGCCAGCGCGGCCACGCCCATGCCCTACCAGTCCATGGGCGCGGACGACTATTGCATCGACGTCAACGAATCGCCGCTGTACAACCGCATCGTCGATGCCGGCGCCGTCGGCCAGGCCGCGGTGGCCGGCTCCACCGAGCCCATGCGCCGCGACCTGCACGCGGGCGGCGACCAGCGCTACCGGCTGGGCCTGGTGATCGAGCACAACCCGCAACGCCGTCCGGGCGCGGGCAGCTGCATCTTCGCCCATCTGTGGAAGGCGCCGGGCGAGCCGACCGCGGGCTGCACCGCGATGGCCGATCCGGCCATGGAGCAATTGCTGGCCTGGCTGAGCCCAGCGCGGCATCCGGTGTTCGTGCTGTTGCCCGAGGCCGAACTGCGCCGCCTGGGCCGCGACTGGCATCTGCCGGCGCCCTGATCCACGCTGTCCGCACTTCACGCACAGAGTCCCGTCCGCATGTCGATGACCACCCGCGTCCTGCTCGCCCTGATCGCGGGCGCCGCTGCCGGCCTGATCCTGGTCGCGCTGGCGCCCGACGCCGCCCACAGCGCCGCGGCGGTGATGCAGCCGATCGGCAAGCTCTGGCTCAACGCGCTGCAGATGACGGTGGTGCCGTTGGTGGTGTCGCTGGTGGTGATCGGCGTGACCTCGGCCAGCGACGCCGCCGCCTCCGGGCGCACGGCGCGGCGCGCGATGGTGGTGTTCATCGTGCTGCTGAGCCTGGGTGCGGCCTTCGCCGCGATCGCCGCGCCGGCGCTGCTGTCGCTGCTGCCGCGCGACGCGGCCCTGGTCGATGCGTTCCGCACCGCGACCTCGGCGCCGGCCACCACGCCGCCGGCCTTGGGCGACTGGTTCGCGGCGGTGATCCCCAGCAACGTGATCGCCGCCGCCGCGGCCAGCGCGATGCTGCCGCTGGTGGTGTTCGCGCTGTTCTTCGGCTTCGCCCTGACGCGTATCGAGCCGGCCCGGCGCGCGCGCCTGGTCGAACTGTTTCAGGCCATCGCCGACACCATGATCGTGATCGTGCGCTGGCTGCTGTGGATCGCGCCGGTGGGCGTGTTCGCGCTGATGTTCGCCGTCTGCGCGCATGTCGGCGTGGGCATGCTGGGCGCGGTCGGCTACTACATCGCCCTGCAATGCACGTTGTACATCTCGGTGACCTTGATGCTGTATCTGGTCGCGGCCGCCTCGGGCACACCGCTGCGGCGCTTCGCCGCCGGCGTGCTGCCGGCGCAGACCATCGCCGCCAGCACCCAATCCTCGCTGGCCTCCCTGCCGGCGATGGTCGACAGCGCGCGCGTACGCCTGGGCTATCCCCTGGAGATCGCCTCGCTGGTGCTGCCGATGGCGGTTTCGCTGTTCCGCATGACCAGCCCGATCCAGTACATCGGCGTGACGGCGTTCGTGGCCTGGATCTACGGCGTCGACCTGAGCGCGGCGCAGCTGGCCGGTTGCGCCGCGTTGGCGGTGGTGATCAGCCTGGGCTCGGTGGGCCTGCCCGGGCAGGTCAGTTTCATGGCGACCAACATGCCGGTGGTGCAGGCCGCCGGCTTGCCGGTGGAACCGATGGGCCTGCTGCTGGCGGTCGACACCATTCCGGACGTGTTCGCGACCTTGGGCAATGTCACCGGCGATATCGCGGCGACGGGCGTGGTGGCGGGGCGCGAGCGCGCCGCGACGACGAACGACGCCAAGGAATGAACGGCCGCGGCACGACGATCCTGCCGCGGCCTTGGGTCGAACGCCGGACTCAGCCGATCCGCATCGACAGCTCTACATCGTCGGCAAAAGGCACGGACAGATAGCCCGATCCCGGCGCGCGCACCCGCGCGAGGTAGTCGGGGCTGTAGTCGGCGTTGTCGGCCACGATCAACGCGCCCGGCCGCAAGCGGCCCTCGACCAGCGCCAGCACCTCGGGATAGAGCGATTTGGCGCCGTCCAGCAACAGCAGGTCGATCGATTCGGGCAGATCCGAGGCCAGGGTCTGCAGCGCGTCTCCGGCCCTCACCTCCACCAGGTCGAGCAGCCCGCCTTCGGCGATGTGCTGCCTGGCGCGCACGACCTTGGCCGGTTCGAACTCGGTGGTGATGATGCGGCCGCCACCGTTGTCGCGAACCGCCGCGGCCAGATGCAGCGTCGAAATGCCGAACGAGGTGCCGAATTCGACGACCGTGCGCGCCGACGACGAACGCGCGAGCAGGTAGAGCAGACGGCCCGTCTCGCGCGAGACCGGCAGCCACAGGTCTTTCGCACGCTCGTAAAACT includes:
- a CDS encoding class I SAM-dependent methyltransferase yields the protein MASLIGRLFDEADAATSPALAEMPGDERLRLMTSKTEYREFYERAKDLWLPVSRETGRLLYLLARSSSARTVVEFGTSFGISTLHLAAAVRDNGGGRIITTEFEPAKVVRARQHIAEGGLLDLVEVRAGDALQTLASDLPESIDLLLLDGAKSLYPEVLALVEGRLRPGALIVADNADYSPDYLARVRAPGSGYLSVPFADDVELSMRIG
- a CDS encoding L,D-transpeptidase family protein; this translates as MRTPLRTALLITALLALAACASRPPTAAVPWSNARQLVLVTTDGWDASQGRLRRYERDGGGWREVGTATSVTVGRNGSAWGLGLHPDQNDGPQKREGDGRAPAGVFALGTAFGYGASAATPMPYQSMGADDYCIDVNESPLYNRIVDAGAVGQAAVAGSTEPMRRDLHAGGDQRYRLGLVIEHNPQRRPGAGSCIFAHLWKAPGEPTAGCTAMADPAMEQLLAWLSPARHPVFVLLPEAELRRLGRDWHLPAP
- a CDS encoding MurR/RpiR family transcriptional regulator, giving the protein MSPLLKIRAERDRMSAIERRIADFLLDNAHLLRDYSSQQLANALGISQSSVVKFSQKLGFKGYPDLKYSIGEAVARGNGNGEDHAPTAAGADDPHTALAEDLWHLKALAEAETRLINPADRIDAIAATIERAGKVYIIGLGEDGIPARAFATRLSMLGIVTVHYVDAMLMQAGISSAAAGDVLLVFSEHGRQPALCQIGRRFRERVGQVITVTRHTPNPLRAHADTALVVSAHDERRHIEPLLYQSALQHLLDLIFVLLCDASDHRRRQLDHNLERMQDLLDS
- a CDS encoding cation:dicarboxylase symporter family transporter, giving the protein MSMTTRVLLALIAGAAAGLILVALAPDAAHSAAAVMQPIGKLWLNALQMTVVPLVVSLVVIGVTSASDAAASGRTARRAMVVFIVLLSLGAAFAAIAAPALLSLLPRDAALVDAFRTATSAPATTPPALGDWFAAVIPSNVIAAAAASAMLPLVVFALFFGFALTRIEPARRARLVELFQAIADTMIVIVRWLLWIAPVGVFALMFAVCAHVGVGMLGAVGYYIALQCTLYISVTLMLYLVAAASGTPLRRFAAGVLPAQTIAASTQSSLASLPAMVDSARVRLGYPLEIASLVLPMAVSLFRMTSPIQYIGVTAFVAWIYGVDLSAAQLAGCAALAVVISLGSVGLPGQVSFMATNMPVVQAAGLPVEPMGLLLAVDTIPDVFATLGNVTGDIAATGVVAGRERAATTNDAKE